From the genome of Bosea sp. Tri-49, one region includes:
- a CDS encoding retron Ec67 family RNA-directed DNA polymerase/endonuclease, producing MKTITRLKGADKLDELAKLLSFTPRGLSFVVYKIDTMNKYRVFEIAKKSGGTRTIHAPEKQLALLQTRLANLLYSCVAELQQEKPKLWHASHGFQKQKTTISNANPHRRRRFVFNLDLEDFFGSINFGRVRGFFINDKNFKLNPKIATIIAQIACHRNALPQGSPCSPVISNLIGNILDLRLIALARETKCTYTRYADDLTFSTNEMLFPTEIATNPQGSTWEVGIKLHKEIEQTGFKINPRKTRMSLRRSRQTVTGLVVNSKVNIKKDYYRSARAMCNAVFSTGEYHIIDKDKNISDLRSLEGILSHIFFVKARRDRAPKTNKMAIEANEFKLPSAPVELYRKFLFYRLFVAPKAPLVVTEGISDITYIQCAIRALAKSFPALALEKDGKHTRLLSFLNPSGTTRDVLNLGHGASGQASLIMQYFGNLKKYKHKPLDHPVIILCDNDDGPKTVFKNAKSKSGLTISTSTTDQFYHLGENLYIVKVPEGNPATIKEIENLFDSKLLTEKLDGKSFDPKKEHGDPTSYGKVVFAEKIVRPNAGEG from the coding sequence TTGAAAACCATCACTAGACTCAAGGGCGCCGACAAGCTCGACGAGCTAGCAAAGTTGCTTAGCTTTACACCAAGAGGTCTAAGTTTTGTAGTATATAAAATCGATACTATGAATAAGTATAGAGTTTTTGAAATTGCCAAGAAAAGTGGTGGGACAAGGACTATTCATGCTCCAGAAAAGCAATTAGCGCTACTGCAAACACGCCTTGCAAATTTATTATATAGCTGCGTTGCAGAACTACAGCAGGAAAAACCAAAGCTATGGCATGCATCTCACGGTTTTCAGAAACAGAAAACCACGATCTCAAACGCAAATCCGCATCGTCGCCGAAGATTTGTTTTTAATCTAGATTTAGAGGATTTTTTTGGATCCATAAATTTTGGGCGAGTACGAGGATTTTTTATTAATGATAAAAACTTTAAACTTAACCCAAAAATCGCTACTATTATAGCACAGATTGCCTGCCACAGAAACGCTCTACCTCAGGGAAGCCCTTGCTCTCCCGTGATTTCAAACTTGATCGGAAACATACTGGACCTTCGACTTATTGCTCTAGCGCGCGAGACGAAGTGCACTTACACTCGCTATGCAGACGATCTGACATTCTCGACCAACGAGATGCTCTTTCCAACGGAGATCGCTACCAATCCTCAGGGAAGTACTTGGGAAGTAGGAATCAAACTTCACAAGGAGATCGAGCAAACGGGCTTTAAAATAAATCCTCGCAAGACTCGCATGTCGTTACGACGCTCTCGCCAAACCGTGACCGGCCTTGTCGTCAACTCTAAAGTCAATATCAAAAAAGACTACTATCGCTCTGCCCGTGCAATGTGCAATGCGGTTTTCAGTACGGGAGAGTATCATATAATTGACAAAGATAAAAATATATCCGATCTGAGATCACTCGAAGGAATACTTTCTCATATCTTTTTTGTAAAAGCACGACGCGACCGTGCGCCAAAAACTAATAAAATGGCAATTGAAGCAAACGAATTCAAACTACCATCCGCGCCTGTCGAACTGTACCGTAAATTCCTGTTCTATCGGCTGTTTGTGGCGCCCAAAGCGCCCTTAGTTGTAACAGAGGGGATTTCCGACATTACATATATTCAATGCGCAATCCGAGCCCTTGCAAAATCATTCCCAGCTCTCGCTTTAGAAAAGGACGGGAAACATACACGCCTATTAAGCTTTTTGAATCCTTCAGGCACGACGCGTGACGTTCTCAATCTTGGACATGGCGCATCGGGGCAAGCATCCCTTATTATGCAATATTTTGGAAATCTAAAAAAATATAAACACAAACCACTCGATCATCCGGTAATAATTCTTTGTGATAACGACGATGGCCCGAAGACAGTTTTTAAGAATGCCAAATCAAAAAGCGGGCTAACCATATCGACTTCCACCACCGATCAATTCTATCATCTCGGAGAGAACCTCTATATTGTGAAAGTTCCGGAGGGAAATCCCGCTACTATAAAAGAAATAGAAAATCTCTTTGATTCAAAACTATTGACTGAAAAATTGGATGGAAAATCCTTTGACCCTAAGAAAGAGCACGGCGATCCTACATCGTACGGTAAGGTAGTGTTTGCTGAGAAGATTGTGAGACCCAATGCCGGGGAAGGTTGA
- a CDS encoding AAA family ATPase yields MRRSSPTRLPAPYLRRIWLDRAAVPDAEAYPWCLPFLRDEFELAFDKSITIIVGENGTGKSTLLEGIAALAGYDEAGGGKGYRPVDHAWAVEAMGSRLASALKASWLPKVTDGWFFRAESFFSVARYLDKAALDLPIPAPPPDFLSHSHGEGFLRFFEERCQRRGIFIFDEPESALSPARQIEFLKLLRRMDRLGQCQVIMATHAPILMAYPGARLLGLSKYGLDPVTIEQTQHFKLIREFCMDPATFVETMIEE; encoded by the coding sequence ATGAGACGAAGCAGCCCGACCCGCCTGCCAGCGCCCTATCTCAGGCGCATCTGGCTCGACCGCGCGGCGGTGCCGGACGCAGAGGCCTATCCCTGGTGCCTGCCCTTCCTGCGCGACGAGTTCGAGCTCGCCTTCGACAAGTCGATCACGATCATCGTCGGCGAGAACGGCACGGGAAAATCGACGCTGCTCGAAGGCATCGCCGCGCTCGCCGGCTATGACGAGGCCGGCGGCGGCAAGGGCTACCGCCCTGTCGATCACGCCTGGGCGGTCGAGGCCATGGGCAGCCGGCTCGCGAGCGCACTCAAGGCGAGCTGGCTGCCGAAAGTCACCGATGGCTGGTTCTTCCGGGCCGAAAGCTTCTTCAGCGTCGCCCGCTATCTCGACAAGGCCGCCTTGGACCTCCCCATTCCCGCGCCGCCACCCGATTTCCTCTCCCATTCGCATGGCGAGGGCTTTTTGCGCTTCTTCGAGGAACGCTGCCAGCGCCGCGGCATCTTCATCTTCGACGAGCCGGAATCGGCGCTGTCGCCGGCCCGCCAGATCGAGTTCCTGAAGCTGCTGCGCCGCATGGACCGGCTCGGCCAGTGCCAGGTGATCATGGCGACCCACGCCCCGATCCTGATGGCCTATCCCGGCGCCCGCCTGCTGGGCTTGAGCAAATACGGGCTCGATCCGGTGACGATCGAGCAGACCCAGCATTTCAAACTCATCCGGGAGTTCTGCATGGATCCCGCGACGTTTGTAGAGACGATGATTGAGGAGTGA
- a CDS encoding NAD(P)-dependent oxidoreductase produces the protein MSDVSVIGLGEMGAALAGAFLKAGKSVTVWNRSAAKAAPLQARGAVLAASPAQAVGASPVIVICVSDYAATATVLSADGVMQALAGKLVVQLTSGIPKQARALEAQMQAAGACYLDGAIAAWPRQIGGPEAAIVVAGSEAEFAVAQPLLDALGGVSHAGAEIGQALVLFNAALAYLAGHWIGFSHGAAICEAEGVPADAFGAMMASLSPSLGQDLSHMGKAIAAGRFGKPESTLRTAGTDIARLVELSADLKIGADWPRFAASIFQRGIAAGFGEEEHSAVVKVLRAA, from the coding sequence ATGAGTGATGTAAGCGTCATCGGCCTCGGTGAAATGGGGGCGGCGCTGGCTGGCGCCTTCCTGAAGGCCGGCAAGAGCGTGACGGTCTGGAACCGCAGCGCCGCCAAGGCCGCGCCGCTGCAGGCGCGCGGCGCGGTGCTAGCGGCGAGCCCGGCGCAGGCTGTCGGCGCCAGCCCAGTCATCGTGATCTGCGTCTCGGACTATGCGGCGACCGCGACCGTTCTCAGTGCCGATGGCGTGATGCAGGCGCTGGCGGGGAAGCTCGTCGTGCAGCTGACCTCGGGCATCCCGAAGCAGGCGCGGGCACTGGAGGCGCAGATGCAGGCAGCCGGGGCGTGCTATCTCGACGGCGCCATCGCCGCCTGGCCGCGCCAGATCGGCGGGCCGGAAGCAGCGATCGTCGTGGCTGGGTCGGAGGCCGAGTTTGCCGTGGCGCAGCCGTTGCTGGATGCGCTGGGCGGGGTCAGCCATGCCGGCGCCGAGATCGGCCAGGCGCTGGTGTTGTTCAATGCGGCGCTCGCCTATCTCGCCGGGCACTGGATCGGCTTCAGCCACGGCGCCGCGATCTGCGAGGCGGAAGGCGTTCCGGCCGATGCCTTCGGTGCGATGATGGCGTCGCTCAGCCCCTCGCTCGGACAGGATCTCAGTCATATGGGCAAGGCGATCGCCGCGGGCCGGTTCGGGAAGCCGGAGAGCACGCTGCGCACGGCAGGAACCGATATCGCCCGGCTGGTCGAGCTCTCCGCCGACCTCAAGATCGGCGCGGACTGGCCGCGTTTCGCTGCCTCCATCTTCCAGCGCGGCATCGCGGCCGGCTTCGGCGAGGAGGAGCATTCCGCGGTGGTCAAGGTGCTGCGGGCGGCGTGA
- a CDS encoding winged helix-turn-helix transcriptional regulator, with the protein MVKPGLFDCGLGPALKVIAGKWRPTIIWTLHAGPVRFGTLRRRIGGISEKILFEELRALEEAGIVHRRSFDERTARVEYSLTPAGAELNGAVHALAEWGSRHFATAEQAACLEGPWAQRESPAPEPLQT; encoded by the coding sequence ATGGTGAAACCCGGATTGTTCGATTGCGGCCTCGGGCCGGCGCTGAAGGTGATCGCCGGCAAATGGCGGCCGACGATCATCTGGACGCTGCATGCCGGCCCCGTCCGCTTCGGGACCTTGCGCCGCCGTATCGGCGGCATCAGCGAGAAGATCCTGTTCGAGGAACTGCGCGCGCTGGAGGAGGCCGGTATCGTCCATCGCCGGAGCTTCGACGAGCGCACCGCGCGGGTCGAGTACTCGCTGACGCCGGCCGGCGCTGAACTCAATGGTGCGGTCCACGCTCTGGCCGAATGGGGCTCGCGCCACTTCGCCACCGCCGAGCAGGCCGCCTGCCTGGAGGGGCCGTGGGCGCAGAGGGAAAGCCCGGCGCCGGAACCGCTGCAGACGTGA
- a CDS encoding serine hydrolase domain-containing protein has translation MPHSLSPARLQAAVDFAQAHDSPWPRSMFYPDGAYVGNREWDEKGPWTEIVGPVEPRGGPAGIVLQGGKIVAEWGDVERADMTFSIAKSYLSVLAGLAVADGLIADIDEPVGKSVDGPHFASPHNAKITWRHLLNMNSEWQGEIFGKSDQVDHFRQIGIGADNSRKGQRRELSEPGSLYEYNDVRVNALGYALLRRFRKPLPQVLCERIMDPIGASQGWRWEGYETSWIEIDRKRMQSVPGGGHWGGGLFISARDHARFGQLIAQSGVWEGRELIPSAWIAQSLVPSPTLPNYGFLWWLNRGPAANPKLPASAFSAQGAGNNLIWIDPEHDLVAVLRWIDKAAIDGFLERLVAAVE, from the coding sequence TTGCCCCACTCCCTCTCCCCCGCCCGCCTCCAGGCCGCCGTCGATTTCGCGCAGGCGCATGATTCTCCCTGGCCGCGCAGCATGTTCTATCCGGACGGCGCCTATGTCGGGAATCGCGAATGGGACGAGAAAGGTCCGTGGACCGAGATCGTCGGGCCGGTCGAGCCGCGCGGCGGGCCGGCCGGGATCGTGCTGCAGGGCGGCAAGATCGTCGCCGAATGGGGCGATGTCGAGCGCGCCGACATGACCTTCTCGATCGCCAAGAGCTATCTCTCGGTGCTGGCGGGCCTCGCCGTCGCCGACGGGTTGATCGCCGATATCGACGAGCCGGTAGGCAAAAGCGTCGACGGCCCGCATTTCGCCAGCCCGCACAATGCCAAGATCACCTGGCGCCATCTGCTCAACATGAACAGCGAATGGCAGGGCGAGATTTTTGGCAAATCCGACCAGGTCGACCATTTCAGGCAGATCGGCATCGGCGCCGACAACAGCCGGAAAGGCCAGCGCCGCGAGCTCAGCGAGCCCGGCAGCCTCTACGAATACAACGACGTCCGGGTGAACGCGCTCGGCTACGCGCTGCTGCGGCGCTTCCGCAAGCCGCTGCCGCAGGTGCTGTGCGAGCGCATCATGGACCCGATCGGCGCCTCGCAAGGCTGGCGCTGGGAGGGCTACGAGACCTCCTGGATCGAGATCGACCGTAAGCGCATGCAGTCGGTCCCCGGCGGCGGCCATTGGGGCGGCGGCCTCTTCATCAGCGCCCGCGACCATGCCCGCTTCGGCCAATTGATCGCGCAGAGCGGCGTCTGGGAAGGGCGCGAATTGATCCCCTCGGCCTGGATCGCGCAGTCGCTGGTGCCCTCGCCGACCCTGCCGAATTACGGCTTCCTCTGGTGGCTGAACCGCGGCCCCGCCGCCAATCCCAAGCTGCCGGCGAGCGCCTTCAGCGCCCAGGGCGCCGGCAACAACCTGATCTGGATCGACCCGGAGCACGACCTCGTCGCAGTGCTGCGCTGGATCGACAAGGCTGCGATCGACGGGTTTTTGGAGCGGTTGGTCGCGGCGGTGGAGTGA
- a CDS encoding DUF4167 domain-containing protein, with the protein MTIRQPKSAAFDNRFTRSGPRADAAPTKPGSNPRASYERYLALAKAKALAGDRVEAERYYQYAEHYQRLINGTAA; encoded by the coding sequence ATGACCATACGCCAACCCAAATCCGCTGCCTTCGACAATCGCTTCACCCGCTCGGGCCCACGCGCCGACGCTGCGCCGACAAAGCCGGGCTCAAACCCGCGGGCGAGCTATGAGCGCTATCTCGCTTTGGCCAAGGCCAAGGCCCTCGCCGGCGACAGGGTCGAGGCCGAGCGCTATTATCAATATGCCGAGCATTATCAGCGCCTGATCAACGGCACGGCCGCCTGA
- a CDS encoding phosphoenolpyruvate carboxylase — protein sequence MDRGEVTLDDAAALIRQLGRAALADRAARVASYVGLERDESEAYAALARRVAEEASGSAQPFEAYGAALARVRFAAVFTAHPTFGMSRAVAHALAELASNEGEAAALRAADLSFRPDAAITLQDEFEQARFSVRNARDAIDRLNAAFLAEARARWPQRWRELKPRALQLASWVGCDTDGRTDIGWWDTLRYRLESKRGQFFRLLEKLPEVPATGEVRALVEGAHAAVERQLAFCPPLNSKPEIAALQAFSLSLVGEREASLPESSKLVAALDKAIVLAEDEATAEALVLARAGVIAHGVSIALPHFRLNASQLHNAMRGVISLDEEPAQPAQRRAFLAAVNQALARVRPTPVDFGALAVERASAARMMMMVAQIVKHVDGSRPVRFLIAETETGYTLLSALYLARRFGIADLVEISPLFETSDALEQGPRIIDEALRSPHWRDYLKRHGRLCVQFGYSDSGRYIGQVAATFWVERLRSRILELLQRYGLTEVELVIFDTHGESAGRGAHPDSLADRLAYLDPEWPRRAFAKAGVKVTRETSFQGSDGYLLFGTKGLAGATVARIAEAVFTDATVGADDPIYAEPDFATEFFQTVREEMTHLVDDPGYAALIGTFGPSLLDKTGSRPAARQSDAGGPTVIRHPRELRAIPNNAILQQLGWLANSVHGIGQAAARAPELFATMRESSERFGRAYRLAAHAMANSDLDVLRAYLDTLDAGSWFDRARRTEKEGRRDELLAVAEALAQLDLAPSLRRLFWRFASDRLKLKEAAGEPPAMPVRLVALHTLRLSLLHRIWLSATHIPDFRPHAGVTRELLLERILRLDMNGALALLGEIFPVNPDPALGLDFGEPAGPREGGAYAALHRDVIEPMRDCFALLREISGAIQHEIGAFG from the coding sequence ATGGATCGCGGCGAGGTCACACTCGATGATGCCGCCGCGCTGATCCGCCAACTCGGCCGAGCTGCGCTCGCCGATCGGGCGGCACGCGTTGCGAGCTATGTCGGGCTCGAACGCGACGAGTCCGAGGCCTATGCGGCGCTGGCGCGGCGCGTCGCCGAGGAGGCGAGCGGCTCGGCTCAGCCCTTCGAGGCCTATGGCGCGGCGCTGGCCCGCGTGCGCTTCGCTGCCGTCTTCACCGCGCATCCGACCTTCGGCATGAGCCGGGCGGTGGCGCATGCGCTGGCCGAGCTCGCCTCGAACGAGGGCGAGGCGGCGGCGCTGAGGGCGGCCGATCTTTCCTTCCGGCCGGATGCGGCGATCACCCTGCAGGACGAATTCGAGCAGGCGCGCTTCTCGGTGCGCAATGCCCGCGATGCGATCGATCGGCTCAACGCCGCCTTCCTCGCCGAGGCGCGGGCGCGCTGGCCGCAGCGCTGGCGCGAGCTCAAGCCCCGCGCTCTGCAGCTCGCCTCGTGGGTCGGCTGCGACACCGACGGGCGCACCGATATCGGCTGGTGGGACACGCTGCGATACCGGCTGGAATCGAAGCGCGGCCAGTTCTTCCGCTTGCTGGAGAAGCTGCCGGAGGTGCCGGCGACGGGGGAGGTGAGGGCGCTGGTTGAGGGCGCACATGCGGCGGTGGAGAGGCAGCTTGCGTTCTGCCCACCGCTGAACAGCAAGCCGGAGATCGCGGCGCTGCAGGCGTTCTCGCTTTCGCTGGTCGGCGAGCGCGAGGCTTCGCTGCCGGAGTCTTCCAAGCTGGTGGCGGCGCTCGACAAGGCGATCGTGCTGGCCGAGGACGAGGCGACGGCGGAAGCGCTGGTGCTGGCGCGGGCCGGCGTGATCGCCCATGGCGTCTCGATCGCGCTGCCGCATTTCCGGCTCAACGCCTCGCAGCTTCACAACGCCATGCGCGGTGTCATTTCGCTCGACGAGGAACCGGCCCAGCCGGCGCAGAGGCGCGCCTTCCTCGCCGCGGTCAACCAGGCGCTCGCCAGGGTGAGGCCGACGCCGGTCGATTTTGGGGCGCTCGCGGTCGAGCGCGCCTCGGCGGCGCGAATGATGATGATGGTCGCGCAGATCGTGAAGCATGTCGACGGCTCGCGGCCGGTGCGCTTCCTGATCGCCGAGACCGAGACAGGCTACACCCTGCTCTCGGCACTCTATCTCGCCAGGCGCTTCGGCATCGCCGATCTGGTCGAGATATCGCCGCTGTTCGAGACCTCGGACGCGCTCGAACAGGGGCCGCGCATCATCGACGAGGCGCTGCGCAGCCCGCATTGGCGCGACTATCTCAAGCGCCATGGCCGGCTCTGCGTCCAGTTCGGCTATTCCGATTCCGGCCGCTATATCGGCCAGGTCGCGGCGACCTTCTGGGTCGAGCGGCTGAGAAGCCGCATCCTCGAACTGCTGCAGCGTTATGGGCTGACCGAGGTCGAGCTCGTGATCTTCGACACCCATGGCGAGTCGGCCGGGCGCGGCGCCCATCCCGACAGCCTCGCCGACCGGCTGGCCTATCTCGATCCGGAATGGCCGCGGCGCGCCTTCGCCAAGGCCGGCGTCAAGGTGACGCGCGAGACCAGCTTCCAGGGCAGCGACGGCTATCTGCTGTTCGGCACCAAGGGGCTCGCCGGGGCGACGGTGGCGCGCATCGCCGAGGCCGTCTTTACCGATGCCACGGTGGGCGCGGACGATCCAATCTATGCCGAGCCGGACTTCGCCACCGAGTTCTTCCAGACCGTGCGCGAGGAGATGACGCATCTCGTCGACGATCCCGGCTATGCGGCGCTGATCGGCACCTTCGGTCCCTCGCTGCTCGACAAGACCGGCTCGCGTCCGGCGGCACGCCAGAGCGATGCCGGCGGACCGACGGTGATCCGCCATCCGCGCGAGCTGCGCGCCATTCCGAACAACGCCATCCTGCAGCAGCTCGGCTGGCTGGCGAACAGCGTGCACGGGATCGGCCAGGCGGCGGCGCGGGCGCCGGAGCTGTTCGCCACGATGCGCGAGAGCTCGGAGCGCTTTGGCCGAGCCTATCGCCTCGCGGCCCATGCGATGGCGAACAGTGATCTCGACGTCTTACGCGCCTATCTCGACACGCTCGACGCCGGCAGCTGGTTCGACCGGGCACGGCGGACCGAGAAGGAGGGGCGGCGCGACGAATTGCTCGCGGTCGCCGAGGCGCTGGCGCAACTCGACCTTGCGCCTTCGCTGCGACGGCTGTTCTGGCGCTTCGCCTCAGACCGGCTGAAGCTGAAGGAAGCGGCGGGCGAACCGCCGGCGATGCCGGTCCGGCTGGTGGCGCTGCATACGCTGCGGCTTTCACTGCTGCACCGGATCTGGCTCTCGGCGACGCATATCCCGGATTTCCGGCCGCACGCCGGGGTGACGCGCGAGCTGCTGCTCGAACGCATCCTCAGGCTCGACATGAACGGGGCGCTCGCTTTGCTCGGCGAGATCTTCCCGGTCAATCCCGATCCGGCGCTGGGGCTCGATTTCGGCGAGCCTGCCGGTCCGCGCGAAGGCGGTGCCTATGCCGCCCTGCATCGCGACGTCATCGAGCCGATGCGGGATTGCTTTGCGCTGCTGCGCGAGATTTCCGGCGCGATCCAGCATGAGATCGGCGCGTTCGGCTGA
- a CDS encoding cell wall hydrolase: MKRTMIAANAVRFTGMGPRKTIPLLVALAAPALGACSVSPVQTAANTTTPAAKQPHEARKRAIELAKADPREKECLVRAMYFESNRSSESGLLGVGTVVMNRVGAPRYPETICGVVGAPRQFAPGVLTRQMVARDLPKAEAAAEAILAGKRNEAVGNAKHFHMAGLRFSYANMHYVTVAGGNAFYVKGERPERRRIEEPSYQLAAVTAPAPLATTASTGSTSFATAPLAYAAEAPAAATPASPALQLVANATLPPSRPYDLGMSRKTAQAFIAPPKSDARLAALIPPSRPLRGSLAQD; the protein is encoded by the coding sequence ATGAAGCGGACCATGATCGCTGCGAACGCCGTCCGTTTCACCGGCATGGGCCCCCGCAAGACGATCCCGCTTCTGGTTGCTCTTGCTGCGCCGGCTTTGGGCGCCTGCAGCGTCTCGCCGGTCCAGACCGCTGCGAACACGACCACCCCCGCCGCCAAGCAGCCGCACGAGGCCCGCAAGCGCGCCATCGAGCTCGCCAAGGCCGACCCGCGCGAGAAGGAATGCCTCGTCCGCGCGATGTATTTCGAATCGAACCGCTCGAGCGAATCCGGCCTGCTCGGCGTCGGCACGGTGGTGATGAACCGGGTCGGAGCGCCGCGCTACCCTGAGACGATCTGCGGCGTCGTCGGCGCGCCGCGCCAGTTCGCGCCGGGCGTGCTGACCCGCCAGATGGTCGCGCGCGACCTGCCCAAGGCCGAGGCCGCTGCCGAAGCCATTCTTGCCGGCAAGCGCAACGAAGCCGTCGGCAACGCCAAGCACTTCCACATGGCGGGCCTGCGCTTCTCCTACGCCAACATGCATTATGTGACGGTGGCCGGCGGCAACGCCTTCTACGTCAAGGGCGAGCGCCCCGAGCGCCGCCGCATCGAGGAGCCAAGCTACCAGCTCGCCGCTGTCACCGCGCCAGCGCCGCTCGCCACCACCGCCTCGACCGGATCGACCTCCTTCGCGACCGCGCCTCTGGCCTACGCGGCCGAGGCGCCGGCCGCCGCCACGCCGGCAAGCCCGGCCTTGCAGCTTGTCGCCAATGCCACGCTGCCGCCGAGCCGGCCCTATGATCTCGGCATGTCCAGGAAGACCGCCCAGGCCTTCATCGCGCCGCCAAAGAGCGATGCCCGCCTCGCGGCGCTGATACCGCCCTCCCGCCCCCTGCGCGGCAGCCTGGCGCAGGACTGA